The genomic segment GCGGCGGGCCGCCACGTCCAGGGTGATGGGGTCGCCGGTGCGGACGAGGGCGAGCGGGCCGCCGACGAACGACTCGGGCGCGATGTGCAGCACGCAGGCCCCGTAACTCGTGCCGCTCATCCGGGCGTCGGAGATCCGCACCATGTCGCGCACCCCCTGCTTCAGCAGGTAGTCCGGGATCGGCAGCATGCCGTACTCGGGCATCCCGGGGCCGCCCTTGGGGCCGGCGTTGCGGAGCACCAGCACATGGTCCGGGGTGATGGCCAGGGCCGGGTCGTTGATGGTGCGCTGCATCTCCCGGTAGTCGTCGAAGACGACGGCGGGGCCGGTGTGGCGGAGCAGGTGCTGTTCGGCGGCGATGTGCTTGATGACCGCGCCGTCCGGGCAGAGGTTGCCGCGGAGCACCGCGACCCCGCCTTCGTCGGCGAGCGGCTTGTCGCGGTCCCGGATGACGTCGTCGTCGTGGACGAGCGCCCCGTCGAGCTGTTCGCGCAGGGTGTCGTGGGTGACGGTGGGCCGGTCCAGGTGGAGGACGTCGGTGAGCCGGGAGAGGAAGCCGGGGAGCCCGCCCGCGAAGTGGAAGTCCTCCATGAGGTACTTGCCGCCGGGACGGAGGTTGGCGAGCACCGGCACGGTGCGGGCGATGCGGTCGAAGTCGTCGAGGGAGAGCTTGATGCCGGAGCGGCCGGCCATCGCGATGAGGTGGATGACGGCGTTGGTGGAGCCGCCGAGCGCGAGGACGGTGGCGACGGCGTCCTCGTACGCCTCCGGGGTGAGGATCTGCGACAACGTTCGTTGCTGCCACACCAGTTCGACGATACGGAGACCGGACTGCGCGGCCATCCGGTCGTGGCCGGAGTCGACGGCGGGGATCGAGGAGGCGCCCGGGACGGTGACGCCCAGCGCCTCGGCGGCGGCCGTCAGGGTGGAGGCGGTGCCCATCGTCATGCAGTGGCCCGGGGAGCGGGCGAGCCCGTTCTCCAGTTCGGCCATCTCGCAGTCGCCGATGATGCCGGCCCGCTTGTCGTCCCAGTACTTCCACATGTCGGTGCCGGAGCCCAGGACTTCGTTGCGCCAGTGGCCCGGCAGCATCGGTCCGGCCGGTACGAAGACGGCCGGCAGGTCGACGGAGGCCGCGCCCATCAGCAGCGCGGGCGTCGACTTGTCACAGCCGCCCATCAGCACGGCCCCGTCGACCGGGTAGGAGCGCAGCAGCTCCTCGGTCTCCATGGCGAGCATGTTGCGGTAGAGCATCGGGGTCGGCT from the Streptomyces sp. NBC_01335 genome contains:
- the araD gene encoding L-arabinonate dehydratase — translated: MSTRIAPEELRSHQWYGTDGLRSFSHKARTRQLGYLPEEHLGKPVIAILNTWSDINPCHVHLRDRAQAVKRGVWQAGGFPLEFPVSTLSETFQKPTPMLYRNMLAMETEELLRSYPVDGAVLMGGCDKSTPALLMGAASVDLPAVFVPAGPMLPGHWRNEVLGSGTDMWKYWDDKRAGIIGDCEMAELENGLARSPGHCMTMGTASTLTAAAEALGVTVPGASSIPAVDSGHDRMAAQSGLRIVELVWQQRTLSQILTPEAYEDAVATVLALGGSTNAVIHLIAMAGRSGIKLSLDDFDRIARTVPVLANLRPGGKYLMEDFHFAGGLPGFLSRLTDVLHLDRPTVTHDTLREQLDGALVHDDDVIRDRDKPLADEGGVAVLRGNLCPDGAVIKHIAAEQHLLRHTGPAVVFDDYREMQRTINDPALAITPDHVLVLRNAGPKGGPGMPEYGMLPIPDYLLKQGVRDMVRISDARMSGTSYGACVLHIAPESFVGGPLALVRTGDPITLDVAARRLSLDIDDEELERRRAAWTPPPARYGRGYGALYQDQITQADTGCDFAFLAREGDVPDPYAG